From a single Photobacterium gaetbulicola Gung47 genomic region:
- a CDS encoding amino acid ABC transporter, periplasmic amino acid-binding protein (COG0834): MKQTLSSTLAASALALILAGCDSGGNSQDQEMIQSLQSKIETLEQQLAQATGGTVETVESGAEELKAKIAELENQLAAKAGDSDSAPTSTASSETLAKVQKQGYLQCGVTTGLPGFSNPNEKGEWEGLDVEFCQAVAAAILGDKTKVKYIPLTAKERFTALQSGEIDLLSRNTTWTLHRDTALGINFAGVNYYDGQGFMINKALEIESAAELDGAAVCVQSGTTTELNLADYFRHREMKYTPVVFDTAAQTVKGFEAGRCDALTTDQSGLYALRLNLPDPSSAVVLPDIISKEPLGPAVRQGDDQWFNIVKWTLNAMITAEELGVSSHNVDDMKMSNDPNIRRLIGADGPKGKGLGLNDDWAYQVIKQVGNYGESFERTVGMSSPLEIKRGINALWNDGGLLYAPPMR; this comes from the coding sequence ATGAAGCAAACCCTCAGCTCAACCTTGGCCGCATCAGCTCTTGCTCTCATTCTTGCTGGCTGTGATAGTGGTGGAAACAGTCAGGATCAAGAAATGATCCAATCGCTACAGAGCAAAATTGAAACCCTTGAGCAACAGCTTGCGCAAGCCACAGGCGGTACCGTTGAAACTGTTGAGTCAGGTGCGGAGGAGCTTAAAGCTAAAATTGCAGAGCTTGAAAACCAGCTTGCGGCAAAGGCTGGTGACAGCGACAGTGCGCCAACCTCTACTGCTAGCTCAGAGACCTTGGCCAAAGTGCAGAAGCAAGGATATCTCCAGTGCGGAGTAACAACCGGTTTGCCGGGCTTTTCCAACCCCAATGAAAAAGGCGAATGGGAAGGTCTTGATGTGGAATTCTGCCAGGCAGTGGCAGCCGCTATCCTGGGCGATAAAACCAAGGTGAAATATATCCCGCTGACTGCTAAAGAGCGCTTTACTGCTCTGCAGTCGGGTGAAATTGACCTGTTATCGCGCAATACGACCTGGACCCTTCACCGTGATACCGCCTTGGGGATCAACTTTGCCGGTGTTAACTACTATGACGGCCAAGGCTTCATGATCAACAAAGCCCTTGAAATCGAAAGTGCCGCCGAGCTCGATGGCGCAGCCGTATGCGTGCAGTCAGGAACCACAACAGAGCTCAACCTCGCAGATTACTTCCGCCATCGCGAAATGAAATACACCCCTGTTGTCTTCGATACAGCCGCCCAAACGGTAAAAGGCTTTGAAGCCGGCCGCTGCGATGCGCTAACCACGGATCAATCTGGCTTATATGCCCTGCGACTCAACCTGCCGGATCCATCTTCGGCAGTAGTACTGCCAGATATCATTTCCAAAGAGCCTCTCGGTCCCGCAGTCCGTCAAGGGGACGACCAGTGGTTCAATATTGTGAAATGGACGCTGAATGCCATGATTACCGCTGAAGAGCTTGGGGTGTCATCGCACAACGTCGACGACATGAAAATGTCCAATGATCCCAACATCCGCCGCTTGATTGGCGCTGACGGCCCCAAAGGGAAAGGCCTTGGCCTCAATGATGACTGGGCCTACCAGGTCATCAAGCAGGTCGGCAACTACGGTGAAAGCTTTGAGCGTACTGTCGGCATGAGCTCTCCGCTGGAAATCAAGCGTGGTATCAACGCCCTATGGAATGATGGCGGGCTGTTATATGCGCCGCCAATGCGCTAG